One Campylobacter concisus DNA segment encodes these proteins:
- a CDS encoding TlpA disulfide reductase family protein: MTLKRAIITLLCLFAFFGCGDDSSKKSEQKPSEQAVESKNLTEKNITKDENTSKETPALKTSENTQSGDTKETNEINLKLISGSTMQVTKRSNGFDVKDGKKATLYVFFATWCPPCKAEIPHLNNLSEKFKNELNIVGVLLEDKSEDEVKEFAQKYKIKYDIAVGEGNFLFEKAMGGIKGLPASALFKANGDYAQGYIGLVPEEMLETDINRAIK, encoded by the coding sequence ATGACACTAAAACGAGCAATTATAACATTACTTTGCCTTTTTGCATTTTTTGGATGCGGCGATGATTCGAGTAAAAAAAGCGAGCAAAAGCCAAGTGAGCAAGCCGTAGAAAGTAAAAATTTAACAGAAAAAAACATCACCAAAGATGAAAACACGAGCAAAGAGACGCCAGCTTTAAAAACTAGCGAAAACACGCAAAGCGGCGACACAAAAGAGACAAATGAGATAAATTTAAAGCTCATAAGTGGCAGCACGATGCAAGTAACCAAAAGAAGCAATGGCTTTGACGTAAAAGATGGCAAAAAAGCGACACTTTACGTATTTTTCGCTACTTGGTGCCCACCATGCAAGGCTGAGATCCCGCACTTAAACAACCTAAGTGAGAAATTTAAAAACGAGTTAAACATCGTTGGCGTCTTGCTTGAAGACAAGAGCGAGGACGAAGTAAAAGAATTTGCACAAAAATATAAGATCAAATACGACATCGCAGTCGGCGAGGGAAATTTCTTATTTGAAAAGGCGATGGGCGGCATCAAAGGACTCCCAGCATCTGCGCTTTTTAAAGCAAATGGCGACTACGCTCAAGGCTACATCGGTCTTGTGCCTGAAGAGATGCTTGAAACTGACATAAATAGGGCCATAAAATAA
- a CDS encoding VanZ family protein — protein MSRVKFLSKICFFAALLAIDFLAFTPKSPAIIENSWDKANHFLAFFVLYILLYLGYEFKILKNLALLLAFGVQIELVQAFLPNRSFSLLDIVADMIGATFGVIVVEILKRIYYGKSKASF, from the coding sequence TTGAGTAGGGTAAAATTTCTTAGTAAAATTTGCTTTTTCGCTGCTCTTTTGGCGATTGATTTTCTTGCATTTACTCCAAAAAGTCCCGCGATCATCGAAAATTCGTGGGACAAAGCAAACCATTTTTTAGCCTTTTTCGTCCTTTATATACTGCTCTACCTTGGCTATGAGTTTAAAATTTTAAAGAATTTAGCCCTACTTTTAGCCTTTGGCGTGCAAATAGAGCTCGTTCAGGCTTTTTTACCAAATAGGAGCTTTAGCCTGCTTGACATCGTGGCTGACATGATCGGAGCGACTTTTGGAGTGATAGTAGTTGAAATTTTAAAAAGGATATATTATGGCAAAAGCAAAGCCAGTTTTTGA
- the ftsY gene encoding signal recognition particle-docking protein FtsY, whose product MLEFLKRGFEKTFGAISSAKKSKKIDKESLEEILLEADVAYEIVEEILYYLPPQDEVSRADLRRVMSSYFIYENERVIEPDKPFVDLILGVNGAGKTTTIAKLANLYKNNGKSVILGACDTFRAGAIEQLRQWSIRLNVPIVATQQGHDPSAVAYDTISSALAKGIDRVILDTAGRLQNQTNLANELDKIVRISKKAYEKAPHRKILILDGTQGNAGVAQAKAFNEIVSLDGVIITKLDGTAKGGALFGVARELELPIFYIGVGESMDDIIKFNPDEFLDELMDAIFE is encoded by the coding sequence ATGCTTGAGTTTTTAAAAAGAGGCTTTGAAAAGACCTTTGGAGCGATAAGCTCGGCTAAAAAGTCGAAAAAGATCGACAAAGAGAGCTTAGAGGAAATTTTACTAGAAGCTGACGTGGCTTACGAGATCGTAGAGGAGATTTTATACTACTTGCCGCCACAAGATGAAGTGAGCAGAGCCGATCTTAGACGCGTTATGAGTAGCTATTTTATCTACGAAAACGAGCGCGTGATCGAGCCTGATAAGCCATTTGTCGATCTTATCCTTGGCGTAAATGGCGCTGGAAAGACGACGACCATCGCAAAGCTAGCAAATTTATATAAAAATAACGGCAAAAGCGTCATTTTGGGCGCTTGCGATACATTTAGAGCTGGGGCGATCGAGCAGCTGCGCCAGTGGTCTATCAGACTAAATGTGCCTATAGTCGCCACCCAGCAAGGGCATGATCCTTCAGCAGTTGCCTACGACACGATCAGCTCGGCCCTTGCAAAAGGCATCGACCGCGTCATCCTAGACACGGCTGGCAGGCTTCAAAATCAGACAAATTTAGCAAACGAGCTTGACAAGATCGTTCGCATCAGCAAAAAAGCCTACGAAAAGGCGCCTCACCGCAAGATCCTCATCCTTGATGGCACGCAGGGCAACGCTGGCGTCGCACAGGCAAAGGCATTTAACGAGATCGTCTCGCTTGATGGCGTCATCATCACAAAGCTTGATGGCACTGCAAAGGGCGGAGCGCTATTTGGCGTGGCAAGGGAGCTTGAGCTACCTATATTTTATATAGGCGTTGGCGAGAGCATGGATGATATCATCAAATTTAACCCAGACGAGTTTTTAGACGAGCTGATGGACGCCATTTTTGAGTAG